One window of the Leishmania panamensis strain MHOM/PA/94/PSC-1 chromosome 12 sequence genome contains the following:
- a CDS encoding hypothetical protein (TriTrypDB/GeneDB-style sysID: LpmP.12.0460): MRDRATLKSSSQQGANWGHGSSAEGRDSEDDQLAQSPLRTLASLPQRTQELCEDLITLDSLVEADEAFFSAQEGMEGHVMELLRSWREPGSASDSRGGSRRPSGVYPLAAASHPSAAGAQLGDAVASCGSSGTQRVLHDFDEARDRIALLAKLHEELSELEEQHRGLQRRYVVEKSALSALNELCARLDEEDEAVREDGDGACYVEAAERVGRGAHRDGRSKTQEQQECDVVRAGLAACRLLADQLRSRGMMIADRLTNELLCLRSEVVRHDWAALQSSTPLTRMDRVAPLDGRDDSPISITSASRFAPLLQPAGGAAAGRGGKESADIADSDDAYHFSEVAGGAHDDEANESDHFRVTATALEATKSVVFRVHVPVFASATPPALVASLPDAMTTATGGAAVAATSCTPRVSGDGPRPASSAERMRGRSSGAAEALSIASTTTVSVIASPARYALVQLYECCREGLAAMLTRLCTLRARRTTEVERLQQDQSAMDVYDPAADDLADRCAALLRYVAQLDEWVGEVLRMDQVLHERVKLPLDAALQSYDQLRTLLLEVLKQRLEDEEGRGKEHVAAVVDAEEEGGEVDGRGAHYLPHERVCSGDKEGLHALQVEDGEEDGGDQHRMSGSVGDSRARGATLSLAKASSDAAPRPVLPRASAEFIGVLEALLQDQKAAGRPIATAAVFTGDTSGGERELDTGEHSSKDGVLSKVSPALAQRLSTAEEEHNVGTSALVGVEATAEAEPVSAQSATHWPRATATVVSGKANASEATGIRCDRQSEGVGGGHLAGRRRQRDPSEDESEVTPHSAPFYTPEPTDTDALDPTSTSAPPYEITVYVSSTSCSELGEELMEEMAMEQSVSHTQEGMHGLSKRLGHERDDSDGGKEDSDSDSSADSQRGREGNSNPEPQRQRYGLGSGNGLGEGLRALFSSVVRRAVSFGDSDDDADETGRTTSFQGREQGGKSPTPLHKRARCE, translated from the coding sequence ATGCGGGACCGTGCTACTCTCAAGTCATCATCTCAGCAGGGCGCCAATTGGGGGCATGGGTCGTCAGCAGAGGGGCGGGACAGCGAAGATGACCAACTGGCCCAATCGCCGCTGCGTACGCTCGCAagtctgccgcagcgcacccAGGAGCTGTGCGAGGACCTCATCACTCTCGACTCCCTTGTCGAAGCAGATGAAGCCTTCTTCAGCGCCCAGGAGGGCATGGAGGGGCACGTTATGGAGTTGCTACGGTCGTGGCGTGAGCCCGGGTCGGCAAGCGACTCGCGAGGTGGAAGCCGACGGCCCTCTGGCGTTTatcctctcgctgctgcgtcgcacccatccgctgccggcgcgcaACTGGGCGATGCGGTcgccagctgcggcagcagcggcacacagcGCGTTCTGCATGACTTCGACGAGGCTCGAGACCGCATTGCTCTCTTGGCGAAGTTACACGAGGAGCTCtcagagctggaggagcagcatcGCGGGCTACAGCGACGCTACGTGGTGGAGAAGTCGGCGCTGTCAGCGCTGAATGAGCTATGCGCGCGgctggacgaggaggacgaggcggtgcgcgaggatggcgatggcgcatGCTACGTTGAGGCTGCAGAGCGGGTCGGTAGGGGTGCCCATAGAGACGGCCGATCGAAGACCCAAGAACAGCAGGAGTGCGATGTGGTGCGGGCCGGACTGGCCGCTTGCCGTCTTCTTGCCGACCAACTGCGCTCTCGTGGCATGATGATCGCCGACCGTCTCACGAACGAGCTTCTCTGCCTGCGTTCTGAGGTGGTGCGACATGACTGGGCGGCGTTGCAGTCGTCGACTCCCCTGACTCGAATGGACCGTGTGGCGCCCCTCGACGGGCGGGATGACAGTCCTATTAGTATCACCTCAGCCAGCCGGTTTGCACCGCTCCTCCAgccagctggaggagcggcagcggggcgaggcgggaaagagagcgcggaCATTgccgacagcgacgatgcATATCATTTTAGTGAAGTGGCCGGAGGCGCGCACGACGATGAAGCGAATGAATCTGACCACTTTAGAGTCACTGCAACGGCCCTGGAGGCGACCAAGTCCGTTGTATTTCGTGTACACGTGCCGGTCTTCGCATCTGCCACACCACCTGCCTTGGTGGCCTCCTTGCCAGATGCCATGACGACGGCCACGGGGGGTGCGGCGGTTGCTGCGACAAGTTGCACACCTCGTGTTAGCGGTGATGGTCCCCGCCCCGCAAGCTCAGCGGAGAGGATGCGAGGGCGGTCaagtggagcagcagaagcgctcTCAATCGCATCGACCACCACTGTCTCCGTCATCGCAAGCCCTGCTCGCTACGCTCTGGTGCAGCTGTACGAGTGTTGCCGTGAGGGGCTCGCTGCAATGCTTACTCGACTCTGCACGCTGCGTGCACGTCGCACCACAGAGGTTGAGCGACTTCAACAGGATCAGAGTGCGATGGATGTGTATGACCCTGCCGCGGACGACCTTGCTGACCGGTGTGCGGCGCTTCTTCGTTACGTGGCTCAGCTGGACGAGTGGGTTGGGGAAGTGCTGCGGATGGACCAAGTGCTTCACGAGCGCGTGAAGCTGCCGTTGGATGCCGCCTTGCAGAGCTATGACCAGCTGCGCACTCTGCTGCTAGAggtgctgaagcagcggctggaggacgaagaggggCGCGGCAAGGAGCATgtcgcggcagtggtggatgccgaggaagaaggcggtgAGGTGGATGGTCGAGGCGCACATTATCTGCCGCACGAACGTGTGTGCAGTGGCGACAAAGAGGGGCTGCACGCGTTGCAAGtcgaggacggcgaggaggatggcgGCGATCAGCACCGGATGTCCGGCTCCGTTGGCGATAGTCGAGCACGTGGAGCCACACTGTCGCTTGCGAAGGCATCGTCCGACGCCGCGCCACGCCCCGTCCTGCCGCGTGCGTCTGCTGAGTTCATTGGGGTGCTCGAGGCGCTTTTACAAGATCAAAAAGCCGCTGGCAGGCCTattgccaccgcagcagtctTCACTGGGGACACGTCCGGCGGCGAGCGAGAGCTGGACACCGgcgagcacagcagcaaggaCGGTGTGCTGAGTAAGGTGTCACCGGCGCTTGCGCAGAGGCTGTcgacagcagaggaggagcacaatGTGGGCACCAGCGCGCTGGTTGGTGTAGAGGCTACGGCGGAGGCGGAACCCGTGAGTGCCCAGTCCGCGACCCACTGGCCcagagcgacagcgacggtggtgtcCGGCAAAGCGAACGCGAGCGAGGCGACTGGCATTAGGTGTGATAGACAGAGCGaaggcgtcggcggcggtcATCTTGCTGGCCGTCGCCGTCAACGTGACCCTAGCGAGGACGAGAGTGAAGTGACTCCACATTCTGCGCCATTCTACACCCCTGAGCCAACGGACACGGATGCCTTGGACCCCACCTCGACGTCAGCGCCACCATATGAGATTACTGTCTACGTCTCGTCAACATCCTGCTCTGAGTTGGGGGAGGAGCTTatggaggagatggcaaTGGAGCAGAGCGTGAGCCACACTCAGGAAGGTATGCACGGACTATCGAAGAGGCTAGGGCATGAACGTGACGATAGCGATGGCGGCAAGGAGGACTCTGATTCCGATAGCAGTGCCGACTCACAGAGGGGCAGGGAAGGCAATTCCAACCCCGAGCCCCAGCGCCAGCGGTACGGTCTCGGCAGTGGCAACGGGCTAGGCGAAGGGCTTCGCGCCTTGTTCTCCTCTgtggtgcgccgcgctgtGAGCTtcggcgacagcgatgacgacgctGACGAGACTGGGAGGACGACCTCTTTTCAAGGACGGGAACAGGGCGGTAAGTCGCCAACACCTTTGCACAAGCGTGCCCGCTGTGAGTAG
- a CDS encoding hypothetical protein (TriTrypDB/GeneDB-style sysID: LpmP.12.0470), with product MHPLNTTITNTILSNRGSGPHQLRSKAAGQHCRRHHSFCRHSPWKAKGRACRHSDHRTSGIFTYRHLTVAATAPTCMSDAHDSASAAQHHVFLSLPFTAIFHPLSVLPTLRRRRLPKLALSSAHMPSILPVSQGNGSGSSEALLLEHTSTPPTSFLPLGAEALRLFDMHSFNDNGSQPSSDPASEGVESHHRGVRTLQWLSEGALAAPAESPTANVLPSAPSHDDVSGLSDATDAAVRASHFFVPTAATTLASTESPARCVGVLSSPLPPAFALPIVLPATPLGKDNLSCPSHSYSCSMSIPSSQLAFSPFPHRLSTLRPTMVACDLAHGIEQEAVQRRHSQSALPNTVAHELLLSTGCTAEPAMSAVLSAARRNSSYISGTTMQGSFSITEDGVGGSDGGVTATAETPLMQFNTSRGTTFSGIVASTATTTASTTPYTSPSLTATRRCSSASALMEHTATFLNKNCISVNAGAAAAAEAALLSTPSQSPLCPPYAFSATASEMQSNGNEDNGEAAATAVSMAVGSAIPSVCRLLTTPATGARREHLFWCPSSSSDVNLQSRRTAEYDKAMRAVQRQEVWAEKTTAGREELRRQLEAHVFAKHHRWAERLCKDAPARQLLLTPSLPEQKLLSAEVVLISDDGKSSAHSTAAATAITIAGGIPPPPASFPPLIGTPLSFMGYGRDTATLPKVHVPRSTPSEAPGDEQDAASVGSPVEREDVESSAVDEEAGLTQPQWRPSRGEARDSALLPLDTPRSRVSVSSWGSSLSYEMALLAAARMSG from the coding sequence ATGCATCCACTGaacaccaccatcaccaacACTATCCTCAGCAACCGTGGCAGCGGGCCGCATCAACTTCGCAGCAAGGCAGCTGGGCAACACTGCCGTCGTCACCACTCTTTCTGCCGTCATTCGCCATGGAAAGCGAAGGGTCGCGCTTGCAGGCACTCCGACCACCGCACCAGTGGCATCTTCACCTATCGCCATCTCACTGTCGCTGCAACTGCCCCAACATGCATGTCTGACGCTCATGATTCCGCTAGTGCGGCTCAACACCATGTCTTTCTCTCACTGCCCTTCACCGCTATTTTTCACCCGCTATCTGTGCTCCCCACGcttcgacgacggcgacTCCCCAAGTTGGCACTCTCCTCAGCACACATGCCTTCTATCCTGCCAGTATCTCAGGGAAAcggtagcggcagcagcgaggctTTGCTGCTCGAGCACACTTCAACACCTCCAACGTCGTTCCTACCGCTGGGCGCAGAAGCTCTGAGACTGTTCGACATGCACTCCTTCAACGACAATGGATCACAGCCTTCCAGTGACCCGGCTAGCGAGGGTGTAGAGTCTCACCATCGGGGCGTGCGCACACTGCAGTGGCTGTCAGAGGGCGCACTGGCGGCTCCAGCGGAGTCTCCGACCGCCAATGTATTGCCTTCAGCTCCGAGTCATGACGACGTCTCTGGTCTTTCTGATGCCACAGACGCCGCTGTGCGTGCTTCCCATTTCTTTGTGCccacggcagcgacaacCCTAGCCTCTACTGAGTCGCCGGCCaggtgtgtaggtgtgctgTCGTCCCCACTGCCACCTGCGTTCGCGCTCCCTATTGTGTTGCCTGCTACCCCGTTAGGCAAGGATAACCTGAGCTGCCCGAGCCACAGCTACAGTTGCAGCATGAGCATCCCGTCGTCACAGCTGGCATTCAGTCCTTTCCCGCATCGGCTATCAACGCTAAGACCTACCATGGTGGCGTGTGACCTGGCACATGGAATTGAGCAGGAGgccgtgcagcgccgccactctCAAAGCGCGCTGCCGAATACGGTCGCtcatgagctgctgctctcaaCAGGGTGCACAGCAGAGCCGGCCATGTCGGCTGTGCTCTCTGCAGCACGTCGTAACTCGTCGTACATCTCTGGTACCACCATGCAGGGCTCTTTTTCTATCACCGAGGACGGTGTTGGGGgtagcgacggcggcgttaCAGCTACGGCCGAAACTCCACTAATGCAGTTCAACACCAGCCGAGGCACCACCTTCTCTGGCATAGTTGCATCCACCGCCACGACCACGGCTAGCACCACACCTTACACGTCGCCTTCGCTGACCgccacgcggcgctgcagcagtgcctccGCCCTGATGGAACACACAGCCACTTTCCTGAACAAGAATTGTATCTCTGTAaacgctggtgctgctgctgctgctgaggcggcgctgctgtccacACCGTCACAGTCACCGCTCTGCCCACCATACGCGTTCTCTGCGACGGCCAGTGAAATGCAGAGCAACGGGAACGAGGATAACGGAGAGGCCGCTGCTACGGCGGTCTCCATGGCGGTGGGGTCTGCGATACCGTCGGTGTGCCGTCTGCTAACAACCCCGGCAACGGGCGCGCGACGAGAGCACCTCTTCTGGTgtccttcctcctcatctgATGTCAATCTTCAAAGCAGGCGCACTGCCGAGTACGATAAAGCCATGCGTGCCGTGCAGCGGCAAGAGGTGTGGGCAGAGAAGACAACAGCCGGCCGCGAAGAGCTGCGGCGACAGTTGGAAGCGCATGTCTTTGCgaagcaccaccgctgggCAGAGAGGCTGTGCAAGGATGCTccggcgcggcagctgctatTGACTCCTTCGTTGCCCGAACAGAAGCTGCTTTCCGCCGAGGTGGTCCTTATTTCCGACGATGGTAAGAGCAGCGCCCattccactgctgctgctacagCGATTACCATCGCTGGGGGTATTCCcccaccgccggcatcctTCCCACCACTGATTGGCACACCGCTGTCCTTCATGGGGTACGGGCGAGACACAGCGACACTGCCCAAGGTACATGTGCCGAGGTCGACACCCTCGGAGGCGCCTGGCGATGAACAGGATGCGGCCTCCGTGGGATCACctgtggagagggaggatgTGGAGAGCAGTGCAGTTGATGAAGAGGCAGGATTGACGCAGCCACAGTGGCGGCCAAGCagaggcgaggcgagggattcagcgctgctgccgcttgaCACGCCACGATCTCGCGTGTCTGTGAGCTCCTGGGGCTCTTCCCTGTCGTACGAGATGGCTTTGCTGGCTGCAGCGCGGATGTCCGGATAG